A genome region from Dickeya chrysanthemi NCPPB 402 includes the following:
- a CDS encoding cell division protein ZapC produces the protein MKLVPDDSWRWYFDTDQARLMLDLANGMVFRSRFSSSMLTPDAFTPSVFCVDDAALFFTYQEKCQALRLSTEARAELVLNALVANRFLKPMMPKSWHFAAQQRAHASPQTGDQVSVQLNERPEVANFMVVEAGDKASLCVLAQGQLALNGKVMQLGDAIKIMHDRLCPAVENSDEASARYAFAG, from the coding sequence ATGAAATTAGTCCCTGACGATAGCTGGCGCTGGTATTTCGATACCGATCAGGCGCGGCTGATGCTTGACCTGGCCAACGGCATGGTATTTCGTTCCCGTTTCTCTTCTTCAATGCTGACGCCGGATGCATTTACGCCAAGTGTGTTCTGTGTCGACGATGCCGCACTGTTTTTCACCTATCAGGAAAAATGCCAGGCACTGAGACTATCGACTGAGGCGCGGGCGGAGTTGGTGTTGAACGCGCTGGTGGCGAACCGTTTCCTGAAGCCGATGATGCCGAAAAGCTGGCACTTCGCGGCGCAACAACGGGCGCACGCCTCGCCGCAAACCGGCGATCAGGTTAGTGTGCAACTCAATGAGCGTCCGGAAGTCGCGAACTTTATGGTGGTGGAAGCCGGCGATAAAGCCAGCCTGTGCGTGTTGGCGCAGGGGCAATTAGCGCTCAACGGCAAAGTGATGCAACTGGGCGATGCCATCAAAATCATGCACGACCGCTTGTGCCCGGCGGTGGAAAATAGCGATGAAGCATCGGCGCGTTACGCGTTTGCCGGCTGA
- the ssuE gene encoding NADPH-dependent FMN reductase, protein MRVITLAGSPRYPSRSTALLHHAGKWLEAKGIEVLPWHLHNFPPEDLLNARFDSPALQTLNEQLAGAEGVLVATPIYKASLSGGLKALLDVLPERALEHKVVLPLSTAGSVAHMLAVDYSLKPVLNALKAQEILQGVFADDSQISHYDRTPHFSDALEARLQEALHVFFQALIRRQPEPLRQSA, encoded by the coding sequence ATGCGCGTCATCACGCTGGCAGGCAGCCCTCGCTACCCTTCCCGTTCAACCGCTTTACTGCATCACGCTGGAAAATGGCTGGAAGCCAAAGGCATCGAGGTGTTGCCGTGGCACTTGCATAACTTCCCGCCGGAAGACCTGCTCAATGCCCGTTTCGACAGCCCGGCGTTGCAAACCTTAAATGAACAGCTCGCCGGTGCCGAGGGTGTGCTGGTCGCCACCCCGATCTATAAAGCATCGTTATCCGGCGGCCTGAAAGCCCTGCTGGATGTGTTGCCGGAACGCGCGCTGGAACACAAGGTGGTGCTGCCGCTGTCCACCGCCGGCTCCGTCGCTCACATGCTGGCGGTGGATTACAGCCTCAAACCGGTGCTGAACGCCCTGAAAGCCCAAGAAATCCTGCAAGGCGTATTTGCCGATGACAGCCAGATTAGCCACTACGATCGCACACCACACTTTAGCGATGCCCTGGAAGCACGTCTGCAAGAGGCGCTGCATGTCTTCTTTCAGGCATTGATTCGCCGTCAGCCTGAACCGCTGCGTCAAAGCGCCTGA
- the asnS gene encoding asparagine--tRNA ligase — MSVVPVVDVLQGRVAVDSDVTVRGWVRTRRDSKAGISFIAVYDGSCFDSLQAVVNNNLANYQSDVLRLTTGCSVEVTGKVVESPGEGQSFELQATELKVVGWVDDPDTYPMAAKRHSIEYLREVAHLRPRTNLIGAVARVRHTLAQAIHRFFHQSGFYWVSTPLITASDTEGAGEMFRVSTLDLENLPRDDQGKVDFSEDFFGKEAFLTVSGQLNGETYACALSKIYTFGPTFRAENSNTSRHLAEFWMIEPEVAFATLDDIAALAENLLKFVFKAVLEERADDMKFFAERVDKDAVSRLERFVSSDFAQVDYTDAITILENCGQTFENPVSWGIDLSSEHERYLAEKHFQAPVVVKNYPKDIKAFYMRMNSDGKTVAAMDVLAPGIGEIIGGSQREERLEQLDIRLEEMGLSKEDYWWYRDLRRYGTIPHSGFGLGFERLIAYVTGVQNVRDVIPFPRTPRNATF; from the coding sequence ATGAGCGTAGTGCCTGTAGTCGACGTACTGCAAGGCCGTGTCGCCGTTGACAGTGACGTCACCGTGCGCGGCTGGGTACGTACCCGGAGAGACTCTAAAGCCGGTATTTCCTTTATTGCCGTCTATGACGGTTCCTGCTTTGATTCGCTACAGGCTGTCGTCAATAATAATCTTGCCAATTACCAAAGCGATGTGCTGCGTCTGACTACCGGCTGTTCAGTGGAAGTGACCGGCAAGGTGGTGGAATCTCCCGGCGAAGGCCAAAGTTTTGAACTGCAGGCAACCGAGCTTAAGGTGGTCGGTTGGGTGGACGACCCTGATACCTATCCGATGGCCGCCAAGCGCCACAGTATCGAATACCTGCGTGAAGTGGCGCACCTGCGCCCGCGCACCAACCTGATCGGCGCCGTCGCCCGTGTGCGTCATACGCTGGCCCAGGCTATCCATCGTTTCTTTCATCAGAGCGGTTTCTATTGGGTATCCACCCCGCTTATTACCGCCTCCGATACCGAAGGCGCCGGTGAAATGTTCCGGGTATCCACGCTGGATCTGGAAAACCTGCCGCGTGACGATCAGGGCAAAGTCGATTTCAGTGAAGACTTCTTCGGTAAAGAAGCGTTTCTAACCGTATCCGGCCAGCTTAACGGCGAAACCTATGCCTGCGCGCTGTCTAAAATCTATACTTTCGGCCCCACCTTCCGCGCGGAAAACTCCAATACCAGCCGCCATCTGGCAGAGTTCTGGATGATCGAACCGGAAGTCGCGTTCGCCACGCTGGACGATATTGCCGCACTGGCGGAAAACCTGCTGAAGTTTGTGTTCAAGGCAGTGCTGGAAGAGCGTGCCGACGACATGAAATTCTTTGCTGAACGTGTAGATAAAGACGCCGTCAGCCGTCTGGAGCGTTTTGTCAGTTCCGATTTCGCCCAGGTTGACTACACCGATGCCATCACCATTCTGGAAAACTGCGGGCAGACGTTCGAAAACCCGGTGTCCTGGGGTATCGACCTGTCTTCCGAGCACGAACGCTATCTGGCGGAGAAGCACTTCCAGGCCCCTGTCGTCGTCAAAAACTACCCGAAAGACATTAAAGCCTTTTATATGCGCATGAACAGCGACGGTAAAACCGTGGCGGCAATGGACGTGCTGGCGCCGGGGATTGGCGAAATCATCGGCGGCTCTCAGCGCGAAGAGCGTCTGGAACAACTGGACATCCGCCTGGAAGAAATGGGGCTCAGTAAAGAGGACTACTGGTGGTATCGCGACCTGCGTCGTTACGGCACCATCCCCCATTCGGGTTTCGGCCTCGGTTTTGAACGTTTGATTGCTTATGTAACCGGTGTACAAAATGTGCGCGATGTTATTCCGTTCCCGCGCACACCACGCAACGCCACTTTCTAA
- a CDS encoding sulfonate ABC transporter substrate-binding protein — protein MLSSIKQAALTLLFAAAVGTSAVAHAADAPEQLRIGFQKGSVSLVLAKTHQLLEKQFPQTKISWIEFPAGPQMLEALNIGSIDVGSTGDIPPIFAQAAGADLVYIGVEPPKPKAEVILVKEDSPVNTVADLKGRKVAFQKGSSSHNLLLRNLQKAGLTFADIQPAYLTPADARAAFQQGNVDAWTIWDPYYSAALLQGGVRVLADGTDLNLTGSFYLASRSYAEKHGIFLQQLLATLTQADALTISQRAQSVTLLANAMGLPEAVISTYFDHRPVTVIKPVDERTLQAQQHTADLFYDNRLIPNKLDIASRIWRAPVTP, from the coding sequence ATGCTCTCTTCGATCAAACAAGCCGCCCTGACATTACTCTTCGCCGCCGCCGTTGGTACATCGGCCGTCGCTCATGCCGCCGACGCCCCCGAACAACTGCGCATCGGCTTTCAGAAAGGCTCGGTCAGTCTGGTGCTGGCTAAAACGCATCAGTTGCTGGAAAAGCAGTTCCCGCAGACCAAAATCAGCTGGATTGAGTTTCCAGCCGGGCCGCAAATGTTGGAAGCGCTCAACATCGGCAGTATTGATGTCGGCAGTACCGGTGATATCCCGCCGATCTTCGCGCAGGCCGCCGGTGCCGACCTGGTCTATATCGGCGTCGAACCGCCCAAACCCAAAGCCGAAGTGATTCTGGTTAAAGAGGACAGCCCAGTCAACACCGTCGCCGACCTGAAAGGCCGCAAGGTGGCGTTTCAGAAAGGCTCCAGTTCCCACAACCTGTTGCTGCGTAATCTGCAAAAAGCCGGGTTGACCTTCGCCGATATCCAGCCCGCCTACCTGACGCCGGCCGACGCCCGCGCCGCCTTCCAGCAAGGCAACGTCGATGCCTGGACTATTTGGGACCCCTACTACTCCGCGGCTCTACTGCAAGGCGGAGTACGGGTACTGGCCGACGGCACCGACCTGAACCTGACCGGTTCGTTCTATCTGGCGTCGCGTAGCTACGCTGAAAAACACGGTATTTTCCTGCAACAGTTGCTCGCCACCCTGACCCAGGCCGATGCCCTGACCATCAGCCAGCGAGCGCAGAGCGTGACGCTGCTGGCGAATGCCATGGGCCTGCCTGAAGCGGTCATCAGCACTTATTTCGATCACCGACCGGTTACGGTGATCAAACCGGTGGATGAACGCACGTTACAGGCACAACAGCACACCGCCGATCTGTTTTACGACAATCGCCTGATTCCCAACAAACTGGATATTGCCAGCCGGATCTGGCGTGCCCCGGTAACCCCTTAA
- the pncB gene encoding nicotinate phosphoribosyltransferase, protein MTLHTAPILTSLLDTDAYKLHMQQAVFHHYYDVHVAAEFRCRGDELLGHYADEIRAQVEAMSHLSLHDDEHAYLASLPFFKTDYLDWLKSFRFDPSQIRIGNHQGKLDIRITGPWREVILWEVPLLAVISEVVHRARTPGVHVETAIDRLQGTLSHFRRQSADVDLSRFKLMDFGTRRRFSHDVQHQIVRTLKADFPYLIGTSNYDLARRLQLTPVGTQAHEWFQAHQQISPTLANSQRAALDAWLLEYPDQLGIALTDCITMDAFLRDFDRHFASRYQGLRHDSGDPLEWGEKAIAHYHALDIDPMGKTLVFSDNLNLEKALHLYRHFGQRINVVFGIGTRLTCDIPCVKPLNIVIKLVECNGKPVAKLSDSPGKTICQDQAFVSELRKAFDLPLVKKAS, encoded by the coding sequence ATGACTTTACACACAGCCCCGATACTAACCTCATTGCTGGATACCGACGCCTACAAATTGCATATGCAGCAGGCGGTATTCCACCACTACTATGATGTCCATGTGGCGGCGGAGTTTCGCTGTCGCGGCGATGAGTTGTTAGGGCACTACGCCGATGAGATTCGGGCACAAGTGGAGGCCATGAGCCACTTGTCGTTGCATGACGATGAACATGCCTACCTCGCCTCTCTGCCGTTTTTCAAAACCGACTACCTGGACTGGCTGAAAAGCTTCCGTTTTGATCCCTCGCAAATCCGCATCGGCAATCATCAGGGCAAACTGGATATCCGCATCACCGGGCCATGGCGTGAAGTGATTTTGTGGGAAGTTCCGCTGCTTGCCGTCATCAGTGAAGTGGTTCACCGTGCCCGAACGCCGGGCGTGCATGTCGAGACCGCTATCGACCGGTTACAGGGAACACTGTCCCACTTTCGCCGGCAAAGTGCTGATGTCGATCTCAGCCGTTTTAAACTCATGGATTTTGGTACCCGTCGCCGCTTCTCTCACGACGTTCAGCACCAGATCGTCCGCACCCTGAAAGCGGACTTCCCTTATCTGATCGGCACCAGTAACTATGATCTGGCGCGCCGCCTGCAACTGACGCCGGTTGGCACGCAGGCGCACGAATGGTTTCAGGCTCATCAGCAAATCAGCCCAACGCTTGCCAACAGCCAACGCGCCGCGCTGGATGCCTGGCTGCTGGAATATCCTGATCAACTCGGCATCGCACTGACCGACTGCATCACCATGGATGCCTTCCTGCGTGACTTTGACCGGCATTTCGCCAGTCGCTATCAGGGGTTGCGCCATGATTCCGGCGATCCGCTCGAATGGGGCGAAAAAGCCATTGCGCATTATCATGCGCTGGATATCGACCCAATGGGCAAAACGCTGGTATTTTCCGATAACCTTAACCTGGAAAAAGCACTGCATCTTTACCGCCACTTCGGCCAACGCATTAATGTTGTCTTCGGTATCGGCACCCGGCTGACCTGTGATATTCCTTGCGTGAAGCCACTGAATATCGTCATCAAGTTGGTGGAATGCAACGGTAAACCGGTCGCTAAACTGTCGGACAGCCCGGGAAAAACCATTTGTCAGGATCAGGCATTCGTCAGCGAACTGCGCAAGGCGTTTGATCTGCCACTCGTGAAAAAAGCCTCCTGA
- the ssuD gene encoding FMNH2-dependent alkanesulfonate monooxygenase, giving the protein MSLNIFWFLPTHGDGHYFGRGENARPVDHSYLQQIAQAADRLGFGGVLIPTGRSCEDSWLVASSLISVTRRLRFLVALRPGIISPTLAARQAATLDRLSNGRALFNLVTGGDPEELAAEGLFLDHQQRYEASAEFTRIWRRVLEGETVDYDGKHIQVKGAKLHYPPVQQPRPPLYFGGSSDAALDLAAEQVELYLTWGEPPAQVKEKLDRVRAKAAAQGRSVRFGIRLHVIVRETNEEAWQAANRLISKLDDETIAEAQASLKRFDSVGQQRMAALHGGRRDKLEISPNLWAGIGLVRGGAGTALVGDPQTVAQRIQEYADLGIDTFVLSGYPHLEEAYKVGELLFPLLDVAVPEVPQPQPLRSQGEIVGNEFVPLLKAAQS; this is encoded by the coding sequence ATGAGTCTGAACATTTTCTGGTTTCTTCCCACCCACGGTGATGGTCATTATTTTGGTCGGGGCGAAAATGCCCGCCCGGTTGATCACAGTTATCTGCAACAGATAGCCCAGGCGGCGGACCGCCTGGGGTTCGGCGGCGTGCTGATCCCTACCGGTCGCTCCTGCGAAGACTCCTGGCTGGTGGCGTCGTCGCTGATTTCGGTCACCCGGCGTTTACGTTTTCTGGTGGCCTTACGGCCGGGGATTATTTCGCCGACGCTGGCGGCTCGCCAGGCCGCCACGCTGGACAGGCTGTCTAACGGCCGGGCGCTGTTTAATCTGGTCACCGGCGGTGACCCGGAGGAACTGGCCGCCGAAGGATTATTCCTCGATCACCAACAACGTTATGAAGCTTCAGCCGAATTTACCCGCATCTGGCGGCGGGTATTAGAAGGCGAAACCGTCGATTACGACGGCAAGCACATTCAGGTAAAAGGCGCCAAACTGCATTATCCACCGGTACAGCAGCCGCGCCCGCCGCTTTACTTCGGCGGCTCGTCGGATGCGGCGTTGGATCTGGCGGCAGAACAGGTGGAACTCTACCTCACCTGGGGCGAACCGCCGGCACAGGTGAAAGAAAAGCTGGATCGCGTACGCGCCAAAGCCGCCGCACAAGGGCGTAGCGTACGGTTCGGTATTCGCCTGCACGTGATTGTGCGTGAAACCAACGAAGAAGCCTGGCAAGCCGCTAACCGGCTGATTTCGAAGCTTGATGATGAAACCATCGCCGAGGCGCAGGCGTCGCTGAAACGGTTTGACTCGGTGGGACAACAGCGCATGGCGGCGCTGCACGGCGGCCGTCGCGACAAGCTGGAGATCAGCCCCAACCTGTGGGCCGGTATCGGTCTGGTGCGCGGCGGTGCCGGCACCGCGCTGGTGGGTGACCCACAGACGGTGGCGCAACGTATTCAGGAATATGCCGATTTGGGTATCGATACCTTTGTGCTGTCCGGTTATCCGCATCTGGAAGAAGCCTACAAAGTGGGTGAGCTGTTGTTCCCGCTGCTGGATGTGGCGGTGCCGGAGGTGCCGCAACCGCAGCCGTTGCGTTCGCAGGGCGAAATCGTCGGCAACGAATTTGTCCCGCTGTTGAAAGCGGCGCAAAGCTGA
- the pepN gene encoding aminopeptidase N: MSQQPQVKYRHDYRAPDYTITDIALDFDLHAEKTRVVAVSQVVLQGEKGAALKLDGEGLTLLSVQVDGQDWQAHRLLEDGLELTGLPEKFTLRIETEINPAANSALEGLYQSGEALCTQCEAEGFRHITYYLDRPDVLARFTSRITADKARYPYLLSNGNRIGQGEADNGRHWVEWQDPFPKPCYLFALVAGDFDVLRDTFVTRSGREVALELFVDRGNLDRADWAMTSLKNAMKWDETRFGLEYDLDIYMIVAVDFFNMGAMENKGLNIFNSKYVLAKAETATDKDYLGIEAVIAHEYFHNWTGNRVTCRDWFQLSLKEGLTVFRDQEFSSDIGSRPANRIDNVRVMRGAQFAEDASPMSHPIRPDQVIEMNNFYTLTVYEKGSEVIRMMHTLLGEEKFQAGMRLYFDRHDGSAATCDDFVQAMEDASSVDLSQFRRWYSQSGTPVVTVRDDYDAATRQYHLHVSQMTPVGADKQPKLPLHIPLDVELYDGEGNVIPLRQKGQKLASVLNVTEAEQTFVFDDVPCQPVPSLLREFSAPVKLNYPWSDEQLTFLMRHASNAFSRWDAAQSLLANAIRLNVARHQQQQPLSLPMHVVDAFRGVLLDDQLDPMLASQILSLPGENEMAELFEVIDPDAIAAVRHALTQTLAQEMADELLAVYRANKLASYRVDQQDMAKRALRNVCLHYLAFVDREQADTLVAAQFAGADNMTDSLAALAASVAAQLPCRDKLLSAFDERWHQDGLVMDKWFVLQASSPASDVLNRVRELLNHRSFSLNNPNRLRSLIGSFCAGNPSAFHGKDGSGYQFLTEMLTELNTRNPQVASRLIEPLIRLKRYDSARQALMRQALETLKGLENLSGDLFEKITKALDA, encoded by the coding sequence ATGAGTCAACAACCACAAGTCAAATACCGGCACGATTACCGCGCGCCGGATTACACCATTACCGATATCGCACTGGATTTTGATCTGCATGCTGAAAAGACCCGGGTGGTCGCCGTCAGTCAGGTCGTGCTGCAAGGGGAAAAGGGCGCAGCGCTGAAACTGGACGGCGAAGGGCTGACATTGCTGAGCGTTCAGGTCGATGGACAAGACTGGCAGGCACATCGCTTACTGGAAGACGGTCTGGAGCTGACCGGGCTGCCGGAAAAATTCACCCTGCGGATTGAAACGGAAATCAACCCGGCGGCCAACAGTGCGCTGGAAGGGTTGTACCAGTCGGGAGAAGCACTGTGTACGCAGTGTGAGGCCGAAGGGTTCCGCCATATTACCTACTATCTGGACCGGCCGGATGTTCTGGCGCGTTTCACGTCCCGCATTACCGCTGACAAAGCGCGTTACCCATACCTGCTTTCCAACGGTAACCGTATCGGGCAAGGCGAGGCGGACAACGGGCGTCACTGGGTGGAATGGCAGGATCCGTTCCCGAAACCCTGCTATCTGTTTGCGCTGGTTGCCGGTGATTTTGATGTGCTGCGCGACACCTTTGTCACCCGTTCCGGCCGTGAGGTGGCGCTGGAGCTGTTTGTCGACCGCGGTAATCTCGATCGTGCCGACTGGGCGATGACTTCGCTGAAAAACGCCATGAAGTGGGATGAAACCCGTTTTGGTCTGGAATACGACCTCGACATTTATATGATCGTGGCGGTGGATTTCTTCAACATGGGGGCGATGGAAAACAAAGGGCTGAACATTTTCAACTCCAAGTATGTGTTGGCTAAAGCCGAAACCGCCACCGACAAGGACTATCTCGGTATCGAAGCGGTGATCGCCCACGAGTATTTCCATAACTGGACCGGTAACCGCGTCACCTGTCGCGACTGGTTCCAACTGAGTTTGAAAGAAGGGTTGACGGTATTCCGCGACCAGGAGTTCAGCTCCGATATCGGTTCTCGCCCGGCCAATCGTATCGACAACGTGCGGGTGATGCGCGGCGCGCAGTTTGCCGAAGACGCCAGCCCGATGTCCCACCCGATCCGCCCGGATCAGGTGATCGAAATGAATAACTTCTATACTCTGACGGTGTATGAAAAAGGGTCGGAAGTGATTCGCATGATGCATACGCTGTTGGGCGAAGAGAAATTCCAGGCCGGAATGCGGCTCTATTTTGATCGTCATGACGGCAGTGCCGCGACCTGTGATGACTTTGTGCAGGCGATGGAGGACGCTTCCAGCGTCGATTTGTCGCAATTCCGCCGCTGGTACAGCCAGTCCGGTACGCCGGTGGTGACGGTACGTGACGACTATGACGCGGCAACCCGTCAGTATCATCTGCATGTCAGCCAGATGACGCCGGTCGGTGCCGACAAGCAACCCAAACTACCGCTGCATATTCCGCTGGATGTGGAATTGTACGACGGCGAAGGCAACGTGATCCCGCTGCGTCAGAAAGGGCAAAAATTGGCATCGGTACTGAACGTGACCGAAGCCGAGCAAACGTTCGTGTTTGATGACGTTCCCTGCCAGCCGGTGCCGTCGCTACTGCGTGAATTCTCCGCGCCGGTCAAACTGAATTACCCCTGGAGCGATGAGCAACTGACGTTCCTGATGCGCCATGCCAGCAATGCGTTTTCCCGTTGGGATGCCGCCCAGAGCCTGCTGGCGAATGCTATTCGCCTGAATGTGGCGCGCCACCAGCAGCAACAGCCTTTGTCGTTGCCGATGCATGTGGTGGACGCGTTCCGCGGCGTGCTGCTGGATGACCAACTGGATCCGATGCTGGCCTCGCAGATTCTGTCGTTGCCGGGCGAAAACGAAATGGCCGAATTGTTTGAGGTTATCGATCCGGACGCCATTGCCGCGGTTCGTCATGCGCTGACGCAGACGCTGGCGCAGGAAATGGCGGACGAATTGCTGGCGGTATATCGTGCCAACAAGCTGGCATCCTACCGTGTTGATCAGCAGGACATGGCGAAACGTGCGCTGCGCAATGTGTGCCTGCACTATCTGGCATTTGTCGATCGCGAGCAGGCGGATACGCTGGTGGCGGCGCAATTTGCCGGGGCCGACAACATGACGGATTCGCTGGCGGCGTTGGCGGCCTCGGTAGCGGCGCAGTTGCCGTGCCGGGATAAGCTGCTGTCGGCTTTCGATGAACGCTGGCATCAGGATGGTCTGGTGATGGACAAATGGTTTGTTCTGCAAGCCAGCAGCCCGGCCAGTGATGTGTTGAACCGGGTGCGTGAACTGCTTAATCACCGCTCGTTCAGCCTGAACAACCCGAACCGGCTGCGTTCGTTGATCGGCTCGTTCTGTGCGGGCAATCCGTCGGCGTTCCACGGCAAAGACGGCAGCGGTTATCAGTTCCTCACCGAGATGCTCACGGAACTGAATACCCGCAACCCGCAGGTGGCCTCGCGTCTGATTGAACCGCTGATTCGCCTTAAACGCTACGATTCGGCCCGTCAGGCGCTGATGCGTCAGGCGCTGGAAACCCTTAAAGGGCTGGAAAACCTCTCCGGTGATCTGTTTGAGAAGATAACTAAAGCGTTGGACGCGTAA
- the ssuC gene encoding aliphatic sulfonate ABC transporter permease SsuC: MQRILTLIASRLTPWLLPLLLVAVWQLASSAGWLSSRILPSPQAITVTFWRLTRSGELWQHLSISTWRALTGFAIGGALGLGLGFITGLSRTGERLLDTSVQMLRNVPHLALIPLVILWFGIDESAKIFLVALGTLFPIYLNTYHGIRSIDGGLLEMARSYGLSGFRLFREVVLPGALPSIMVGVRFSLGLMWLTLIVAETISASSGIGYLAMNAREFLQTDVVVVAIILYALLGKLADVIALTLERIWLRWHPSWQLTEEHV, encoded by the coding sequence ATGCAGAGGATCCTGACGCTCATCGCTTCTCGCCTGACGCCCTGGCTGCTGCCGCTGTTGCTGGTGGCGGTCTGGCAACTCGCCTCCAGCGCCGGCTGGCTTTCCAGCCGCATTCTGCCATCGCCGCAAGCGATTACCGTGACGTTCTGGCGGCTAACCCGCAGCGGTGAACTGTGGCAGCACCTCAGCATCAGTACCTGGCGTGCGCTGACCGGGTTTGCCATTGGCGGTGCGCTGGGGCTGGGGCTGGGTTTTATCACCGGGCTATCCCGCACTGGCGAACGCCTGCTGGACACCTCGGTGCAGATGCTGCGCAACGTGCCGCATCTGGCCTTGATCCCGCTGGTGATCCTGTGGTTTGGCATTGACGAGAGCGCCAAGATCTTTCTGGTGGCGCTCGGCACCTTATTTCCCATCTACCTCAACACCTATCACGGCATCCGCAGTATCGACGGCGGCCTGCTGGAAATGGCGCGCAGCTACGGCTTATCCGGCTTTCGGCTGTTCCGTGAGGTGGTGCTACCCGGCGCCCTGCCCTCAATCATGGTCGGCGTGCGCTTCTCGCTCGGCTTGATGTGGCTGACGCTGATCGTGGCGGAAACCATCTCCGCCAGTTCCGGCATCGGCTATCTGGCGATGAACGCGCGCGAATTCCTGCAAACCGACGTCGTCGTGGTGGCAATCATCCTGTACGCCCTGCTGGGTAAACTGGCGGATGTCATCGCCCTGACGCTGGAGCGCATCTGGCTGCGCTGGCACCCCAGTTGGCAATTAACGGAGGAACACGTATGA
- the pyrD gene encoding quinone-dependent dihydroorotate dehydrogenase, protein MYPLIRKALFQLDPEQAHEFTLHQLRRITHTPFEWLVRQSVPTKPVTCMGLSFRNPLGLAAGLDKDGECIDALGAMGFGFIEVGTVTPRPQPGNDKPRLFRIVEAEGLINRMGFNNRGVDNLVENVKQSRFGGVLGINIGKNKDTPVEQGKEDYLICMDKVYSHAGYIAINISSPNTPGLRTLQYGDALDDLLQAVKNKQTELHSRYQKYVPVAVKIAPDLCEEELIQIADSLVRHNIDGVIATNTTLDRQLIQGLNHCGQTGGLSGRPLQLRSTEVIRRLSQELQGRLPIIGVGGIDSVVAAREKLAAGATLVQIYSGFIYRGPRLIKDIVTHI, encoded by the coding sequence ATGTATCCCCTCATTCGTAAAGCGTTATTCCAGCTCGACCCCGAACAGGCGCACGAGTTTACCCTGCATCAGTTGCGCCGTATCACCCACACCCCGTTTGAATGGCTGGTTCGTCAGTCGGTTCCGACCAAGCCGGTTACCTGCATGGGGTTGTCGTTCCGCAACCCGTTGGGGTTGGCCGCCGGGCTGGACAAAGATGGCGAGTGCATTGATGCGCTTGGTGCCATGGGGTTCGGCTTTATTGAAGTGGGCACCGTCACCCCGCGTCCGCAACCGGGCAACGACAAGCCGCGGTTGTTCCGGATAGTGGAGGCTGAAGGGCTGATTAACCGCATGGGATTCAATAACCGTGGGGTGGATAATCTGGTCGAGAATGTCAAACAGTCGCGTTTTGGCGGTGTGCTCGGCATTAATATCGGCAAAAATAAAGACACGCCGGTAGAACAGGGAAAAGAGGATTATCTTATCTGTATGGATAAGGTTTATTCCCACGCCGGGTATATTGCCATCAATATTTCCTCTCCCAATACGCCGGGATTACGTACGCTGCAATATGGCGATGCGCTGGATGATTTGTTACAGGCTGTAAAAAATAAGCAGACTGAGCTGCATAGCCGTTATCAGAAATATGTGCCGGTGGCGGTAAAAATTGCGCCGGATCTGTGTGAAGAAGAATTGATTCAAATTGCCGACAGTCTGGTACGTCATAATATCGACGGTGTGATCGCCACCAATACCACGCTGGACAGACAATTGATTCAGGGATTGAATCATTGCGGACAAACCGGCGGGTTAAGCGGTCGTCCGTTGCAATTGCGCAGCACCGAGGTGATTCGTCGTCTGTCGCAGGAATTGCAGGGGCGATTGCCGATTATCGGCGTCGGGGGAATTGATTCGGTGGTCGCGGCCAGAGAAAAACTAGCGGCCGGTGCGACGCTGGTTCAGATTTATAGCGGATTTATTTATCGCGGACCGCGGCTGATTAAAGATATTGTTACCCACATCTGA